A segment of the Deinococcus radiopugnans ATCC 19172 genome:
CAGATTGCCGACGCGCTGGACATCGCCGAATTCGCGGTGATGGGCCATTCGGGGGGTGGGCCGCACGCCCTGGCCTGCGCCGCGCTGCTGCCGGGGCGGGTGCTGGCGGCGGTCAGCGGGGCGGGGCTGGCCCCGTATGGGGCGGAGGGGCTGGACTACTTCGGGGGCATGAATGGGTCGGGCGCGGCGTCATTGCGTGCAGCGCTGGGCGGACAGGCCGTGAAAGAGGCTTACGAGGCGTCTGCCCCCGAATTTGTCCCGGAAACGTTCACGGCCGCCGATTACGCTGCCCTCTCCGGTTCGTGGAAGTGGCTGAACAGCGTGGTGGGGCCAGCCATGCGTGACGGCCCCGGCGGGCTGATTGCCGACGATCTGGCGTATGTCGCGCCGTGGGGCTTCGCGCCAGCGCAGATCGACGTGCCTGTGTTGCTCCTGCACGGCGCTCAGGACCGCGTGGTTCCCAGCACCCATGCGGACTGGCTGCTCAGACACCTGCCCACGGCGGAATTGTGGCCCGGCCCGGAGGACGGTCACCTCTCGGTTCTCAACTCGGCGGGGGCGGCGCTGGCGTGGTTGCGGGAACGGGC
Coding sequences within it:
- a CDS encoding alpha/beta fold hydrolase, whose amino-acid sequence is MVTETDLILEDGRTLHLYDTGAEGLSDPLTVFWHHGTPNIGAPPEPLFEAAKRLNIRWVSHDRPGYGGSSPLPGRDIASAAWDVGQIADALDIAEFAVMGHSGGGPHALACAALLPGRVLAAVSGAGLAPYGAEGLDYFGGMNGSGAASLRAALGGQAVKEAYEASAPEFVPETFTAADYAALSGSWKWLNSVVGPAMRDGPGGLIADDLAYVAPWGFAPAQIDVPVLLLHGAQDRVVPSTHADWLLRHLPTAELWPGPEDGHLSVLNSAGAALAWLRERAHQVKAAR